From one Eptesicus fuscus isolate TK198812 chromosome 21, DD_ASM_mEF_20220401, whole genome shotgun sequence genomic stretch:
- the LRFN3 gene encoding leucine-rich repeat and fibronectin type-III domain-containing protein 3: MAILPLLLCLLPLAPASSPPQLATPSLCPRRCRCQTQSLPLSVLCPGAGLLFVPPSLDRRAAELRLADNFIAAVRRRDLANMTGLLHLSLSRNTIRHVAAGAFADLRALRALHLDGNRLTSLGEGQLRGLVNLRHLILSNNQLAALAAGALDDCAETLEDLDLSYNNLEQLPWEALGRLGNVNTLGLDHNLLASVPAGAFSRLHKLARLDMTSNRLTTIPPDPLFSRLPLLARPRGSPASALVLAFGGNPLHCNCELVWLRRLAREDDLEACASPPALGGRYFWAVGEEEFVCEPPVVTHRSPPLAVPAGRPAALRCRAVGDPEPHVRWVSPQGRLLGNSSRARAFPNGTLELLITEPSDGGIFTCIAANAAGEATAAVELTVGPPPPPQLANSTSCDPPRDGDPDVLTPPSAASASASAKAADTGPPTDRGVQVTEHGATAALVQWPDQRPIPGIRMYQIQYNSSADDILVYRMISADSRSFLLTDLATGRTYDLCVLAVYEDSTTGLTATRPVGCARFSTEPALQPCGVPHAPFLGGTMIIALGGVIVASVLVFIFVLLMRYKVHGGQAPGKPKAPAPVSSVCSQTNGTPQAPSAPPAPSAPRAHTMVQLDCEPWGPSHEPTGP; encoded by the exons ATGGCCATCCTCCCGCTGCTCCTTTGCCTGCTGCCGCTGGCCCCCGCCTCATCTCCACCCCAGCTAGCGACGCCCAGCCTGTGTCCCCGTCGCTGCCGCTGCCAGACACAGTCACTGCCCCTAAGCGTGCTGTGCCCAGGGGCAGGCCTTCTGTTTGTGCCACCCTCGCTGGACCGCAGGGCGGCCGAGTTGCGCCTAGCGGACAACTTCATTGCGGCCGTGCGCCGCCGTGACCTGGCCAACATGACGGGCCTGCTGCATCTGAGCTTGTCACGGAATACCATCCGCCACGTGGCAGCCGGTGCCTTTGCTGATCTTCGCGCCCTGCGTGCCCTGCATCTGGACGGTAACCGGCTGACCTCACTGGGCGAGGGTCAACTGCGTGGCCTGGTCAATTTGCGCCATCTCATCCTGAGCAACAACCAGCTGGCAGCCCTGGCAGCTGGTGCCCTGGACGACTGTGCCGAGACACTTGAAGACCTCGACCTCTCCTACAACAACCTGGAACAGCTGCCCTGGGAGGCTTTGGGCCGCCTGGGCAACGTCAATACATTGGGCCTCGACCACAACCTGCTGGCTTCTGTGCCCGCTGGCGCCTTTTCCCGCCTGCACAAGTTGGCGCGGCTGGATATGACCTCCAACCGCCTGACCACCATCCCACCTGACCCACTCTTCTCCCGCCTACCCCTGCTAGCCAGGCCCCGGGGgtcacctgcctctgccctggtgctggccTTCGGTGGGAACCCCCTGCACTGCAACTGCGAGCTGGTGTGGCTGCGGCGGCTGGCGAGGGAGGACGACCTCGAAGCCTGCGCCTCCCCACCTGCTCTGGGCGGCCGCTACTTctgggctgtgggtgaggaggagTTTGTGTGTGAGCCCCCCGTGGTAACCCACCGCTCACCACCCCTGGCAGTGCCTGCTGGTCGGCCAGCTGCCCTGCGCTGTCGGGCTGTGGGGGACCCCGAGCCCCATGTGCGCTGGGTATCGCCCCAGGGGCGGCTGCTGGGCAACTCGAGCCGTGCTCGCGCCTTCCCGAATGGGACGCTGGAGCTGCTGATCACTGAGCCGAGTGATGGAGGCATCTTCACCTGCATTGCGGCCAATGCAGCTGGCGAGGCCACGGCTGCTGTTGAGCTGACtgtgggccccccacccccaccccagctagCCAACAGCACCAGCTGTGACCCCCCGCGGGACGGGGATCCTGATGTCCTCACCCCAccttctgctgcctctgcctctgcctccgccAAGGCGGCAGACACTGGGCCCCCTACTGACCGTGGTGTCCAGGTGACTGAGCATGGGGCCACAGCTGCTCTCGTCCAGTGGCCAGATCAGCGGCCTATCCCAGGCATTCGCATGTACCAGATCCAGTATAACAGCTCAGCCGATGACATCCTCGTCTACAG GATGATCTCCGCCGACAGCCGCTCCTTCCTGTTGACAGACCTGGCGACCGGCCGCACCTACGATCTGTGCGTGCTAGCAGTGTACGAGGACAGCACCACGGGGCTGACGGCCACGCGGCCCGTTGGCTGCGCCCGCTTCTCCACGGAGCCCGCGCTGCAGCCCTGCGGGGTCCCGCACGCACCCTTCCTGGGCGGCACCATGATCATCGCGCTGGGCGGTGTCATCGTGGCCTCGGTGCTGGTCTTCATCTTCGTTCTGCTCATGCGCTACAAGGTGCACGGTGGCCAGGCCCCCGGCAAGCCCAAGGCACCCGCACCCGTCAGCAGCGTGTGCTCCCAGACCAACGGCACCCCACAGGCCCCGTCGGCTCCTCCTGCGCCCTCCGCACCGAGGGCCCACACCATGGTCCAGCTGGACTGTGAGCCCTGGGGGCCCAGTCACGAACCCACAGGACCCTAG